One genomic segment of Naumovozyma castellii chromosome 9, complete genome includes these proteins:
- the MRPS9 gene encoding mitochondrial 37S ribosomal protein uS9m (ancestral locus Anc_3.117), which translates to MILTRIVGSRLTTLVGMSRSLPLLRVSVPVSPRRQYNETSRDTQRRIVPKLPTFYSANPQHEDRINRLEALLRKYVKLPTQTNVSQEKRTTWLSFEDYALVGGGTRLKIIQYQQLLGLLNQLDSIDPQLINDEIKREVSMYQKKTAIQSNAKTFKTLDEFGRSVAVGHRKSAAAKVYVVRGTGEILVNGRQLNDYFLKLKDRDSIMYPLRVLNAVGDYNIFATTSGGGSTGQAEAIMHAIGKALVTFNPLLKSRLHNSGVLTRNYKHVERKKPGKKKARKMPTWVKR; encoded by the coding sequence ATGATACTCACAAGGATTGTCGGCTCTAGATTAACTACTTTGGTAGGTATGTCAAGGAGTCTTCCACTCCTACGGGTTTCCGTACCGGTATCTCCAAGGCGACAATACAATGAAACATCAAGAGATACCCAGAGAAGGATAGTACCAAAATTACCAACTTTCTATTCTGCAAATCCACAACACGAAGACAGGATCAATCGTTTGGAGGCACTTTTGCGTAAATATGTTAAATTACCTACACAAACAAATGTGTCTCAAGAGAAGAGGACAACCTGGCTTTCGTTCGAAGATTATGCATTAGTTGGAGGTGGGACTAGGTTaaagattattcaatatcaaCAACTCTTGGGCTTATTGAATCAACTGGATAGTATTGATCCACAATTAATCAACGATGAGATTAAAAGGGAAGTGTCAATGtatcaaaaaaaaactgCAATCCAGTCAAATGCGAAGACCTTCAAAACATTGGATGAGTTTGGAAGAAGTGTTGCCGTTGGTCATAGGAAGTCAGCAGCGGCCAAAGTCTATGTTGTACGGGGAACGGGGGAGATTCTTGTAAACGGTCgtcaattgaatgattattttttgaaattaaaggataGAGATTCAATAATGTACCCATTGCGAGTATTGAATGCAGTTGGtgattataatatttttgcGACTACGTCTGGTGGTGGATCTACTGGACAGGCAGAAGCCATTATGCATGCAATTGGGAAAGCCTTAGTTACGTTcaatccattattgaaatctAGACTACATAACTCCGGCGTCTTAACAAGAAACTACAAACATGTCGAAAGAAAGAAGCCAGGTAAGAAAAAGGCAAGAAAGATGCCAACGTGGGTAAAGAGATAG
- the APD1 gene encoding Apd1p (ancestral locus Anc_3.110) yields MHPNCLLAKNNNEIYRIYKKGQYNTSTHERWYLQRTPSYSMNVLSYFKSQKPATENHRQSADEAPRETIDEEVRHEISECIDIDDDDAHSVCSGGCHSADEDIVRGEEVFKKLQIDKETPLFNSSKTPKLHFVVPTSQIDWQFDACMENEKSVQYKINQWCQDHADEYLQTGEGQTLTCSVTSLPKDIMDIEVMRGTKNNVLILPHFIWINDLKSDDVKNTLDELVPVLLDHNLDKETLLKQKSNLSLAREKAFVFICSHTTRDKRCGVTAPYLKKTFEKQLQPHGLYRDNSDFRPDGVNVCFINHVGGHKFAGNVQIYLKNDHTLIWLGRITPKNVPTIAENVLIPEKPTLPLPEKVRCIKKYAAW; encoded by the coding sequence ATGCACCCAAATTGTCTCTTGGCaaaaaataacaatgaGATATacagaatatataaaaaagGACAATACAATACAAGCACACACGAACGTTGGTATTTACAGAGAACCCCATCATATAGCATGAACGTTTTAAGTTATTTCAAGTCGCAGAAACCCGCTACAGAGAACCATAGGCAGTCGGCCGACGAAGCACCTCGAGAAACTATTGACGAGGAAGTTAGAcatgaaatttcagaatGTATTGACATcgacgatgatgatgcaCATTCTGTCTGTTCAGGAGGGTGCCATTCCGCGGATGAGGATATCGTTAGAGGTGAAGAAGTGTTCAAGAAGTTGCAGATCGATAAGGAGACCCCGTTGTTTAATTCATCTAAGACACCCAAGCTCCATTTCGTGGTCCCCACTTCACAAATTGATTGGCAATTTGACGCATGTATGGAGAACGAAAAATCTGTGCAATATAAGATTAACCAATGGTGTCAGGATCATGCGGACGAGTATTTGCAGACCGGTGAGGGTCAAACGTTGACATGTAGTGTCACTTCATTACCAAAGGACATTATGGATATTGAAGTCATGAGAGGAACCAAGAATAACGTTCTTATATTACCCCATTTTATATGGATCAATGATCTCAAGAGTGATGACGTGAAGAACACATTGGATGAATTAGTACCCGTTTTGTTGGATCATAACTTGGATAAGGAAACCCTTCTGAAGCAGAAATCCAATCTATCCCTAGCCAGAGAAAAGGCGTTCGTGTTTATTTGTTCTCATACAACAAGAGATAAGAGGTGTGGAGTTACAGCAccatatttaaagaaaacttttgaaaaacagTTACAACCTCATGGATTGTATAGAGATAACTCTGATTTTAGGCCCGATGGTGTGAATGTATGTTTCATTAACCATGTTGGAGGTCATAAATTTGCAGGGAACGTTCAAATATATCTGAAAAACGATCATACACTCATTTGGTTGGGACGTATCACTCCAAAAAATGTACCCACCATTGCAGAAAACGTCCTTATCCCAGAAAAGCCCACTTTACCATTACCTGAAAAGGTGAGGTgtataaagaaatatgcAGCATGGTAA
- the ADH5 gene encoding alcohol dehydrogenase ADH5 (ancestral locus Anc_3.118), with the protein MSAPVIPKTQKAVIFETNGGKLEYKDIPVPTPKSNEILINVKYSGVCHTDLHAWKGDWPLPTKLPLVGGHEGAGVVVAMGDAVKGWKIGDYAGIKWLNGSCMSCEYCELGNESNCPHADLSGYTHDGSFQQYATADAVQAARIAPGSDLAEVAPVLCAGITVYKALKSANLRAGEWVAISGACGGLGSLAIQFAKAMGYRVVGIDGGDEKAKMFKDLGGEVFIDFTKTKDIVGDIIKATNGGAHGVINVSVSEQAIDASVKYCRANGTAVLVGMPGGAQVKSDVFNQVVKSISIVGSYVGNRADTREALDFFSRGLVKSPIHIAKLSDVPEIFEKMEKGQIVGRYVVDCSK; encoded by the coding sequence ATGTCTGCTCCAGTTATCCCAAAGACCCAAAAGGCCGTCATCTTCGAAACCAACGGTGGTAAATTAGAATACAAAGATATTCCAGTTCCAACCCCAAAGTCTAACGAAATTTTGATTAACGTTAAGTATTCCGGTGTCTGTCACACCGATTTGCACGCCTGGAAGGGTGACTGGCCATTGCCAACTAAGTTGCCTTTAGTCGGTGGTCACGAAGGTGCtggtgttgttgttgccATGGGTGATGCCGTTAAGGGCTGGAAGATTGGTGACTACGCCGGTATTAAGTGGTTGAACGGTTCTTGTATGTCCTGTGAATACTGTGAATTAGGTAACGAATCTAACTGTCCTCACGCTGATTTGTCCGGTTACACTCACGATGGTTCTTTCCAACAATACGCCACTGCTGATGCCGTTCAAGCTGCTAGAATCGCTCCAGGTTCCGACTTGGCTGAAGTTGCTCCAGTCTTGTGTGCCGGTATCACTGTCTACAAGGCTTTGAAGTCCGCTAACTTGAGAGCCGGTGAATGGGTTGCCATTTCCGGTGCTTGTGGTGGTCTAGGTTCTCTAGCTATCCAATTCGCTAAGGCTATGGGTTACAGAGTCGTCGGTATTGACGGTGGTGACGAAAAGGCTAAGATGTTCAAGGACTTAGGTGGTGAAGTTTTCATTGATTTCACTAAGACAAAGGACATTGTCGGTGACATTATCAAGGCTACCAACGGTGGTGCTCACGGTGTTATCAACGTCTCCGTCTCTGAACAAGCTATTGACGCTTCCGTTAAGTACTGTAGAGCTAACGGTACCGCTGTCTTAGTCGGTATGCCAGGTGGTGCTCAAGTTAAGTCTGATGTCTTCAACCAAGTCGTCAAGTCTATCTCTATTGTCGGTTCTTACGTCGGTAACAGAGCTGACACCAGAGAAGCTTTGGACTTCTTCTCCAGAGGTTTAGTCAAGTCTCCAATTCACATTGCCAAGTTGTCTGACGTTCCAGAAATTTTCGAAAAGATGGAAAAGGGTCAAATTGTCGGTAGATACGTTGTTGACTGTTCCAAATAG
- the SPP381 gene encoding U4/U6-U5 snRNP complex subunit SPP381 (ancestral locus Anc_3.112), whose amino-acid sequence MAIRHFKRREIQPQESSSSSSDGDNNDEPLLENSEVEPTLDDNERELKQDEKLQDDSKPVLATRANNLVAASASVEEEEEESQTDDSSANESESESDDDIQLFRPVFLKRSKGDDATTEKQSKKLKTDFNDDNTEMMRHAALLDRTEKENQLIQERLNSQNQLSSNYSTDQEILRRAIELNDDDSIDPENERKLWLERQDLRSQKRREILVAKQRELEEYEAKKLSNSKNL is encoded by the coding sequence ATGGCAATTCGACATTTTAAGAGACGAGAAATCCAACCGCAAgaatcttcatcttcatcttcagaCGGTGATAACAATGATGAAccattattagaaaataGTGAAGTTGAGCCGACTCTCGATGACAACGAAAGGGAACTAAAGCAAGATGAAAAGTTACAAGATGATAGTAAACCTGTTTTAGCAACTCGAGCTAATAATTTAGTAGCTGCTAGCGCAAgtgttgaagaagaggaagaggagaGCCAAACAGATGATTCAAGCGCAAATGAAAGTGAAAGTGaaagtgatgatgatatccAACTCTTCAGACCTGTGTTTCTTAAACGTTCCAAAGGTGATGATGCCACAACAGAAAAGCAAAgcaaaaaattgaagactgattttaatgatgataatactGAAATGATGAGACATGCTGCTCTCTTAGACAGAactgaaaaagaaaatcaattgaTACAGGAAAGATTGAATTCTCAAAATCAACTCTCCTCAAATTATAGCACAGATCAAGAGATCCTACGAAGGGCAATTGAGTTAAACGATGATGATTCGATTGATCCTGAAAATGAAAGGAAGCTGTGGCTGGAAAGACAAGACCTAAGGAGCCAAAAGCGCAGAGAAATCTTAGTTGCCAAACAAAGAGAACTGGAAGAATATGAAGCAAAGAAGTTGTCAAATAGCAAGAATTTATGA
- the SUP45 gene encoding translation termination factor eRF1 (ancestral locus Anc_3.121), protein METDAEKNIEIWKVKKLITSLQKARGNGTSMISLVIPPKGQIAMTQKMLTDEYGTASNIKSRVNRLSVLSAITSTQQKLKLYNKLPPNGLVLYCGDIITEDGKEKKVTFDIEPYKPINTSLYLCDNKFHTEVLSELLEADDKFGFIVMDGQGCLFGLLAGNSRTVLHKFTVDLPKKHGRGGQSALRFARLREEKRHNYVRKVAEVAVQNFITNDKVNVKGLVLAGSADFKTDLAKSELFDPRLAAKVVQIVDISYGGENGFNQAIELSAEALSNVKFVQEKKLLDKYFDEISQDTGKFCYGIDDTLKALDLGAAEILIVYENLDIVRFIYKNSEDEEVVKYASRTQKDKSYCLDKATGKEMEVVSDQLLVEWLAENYKSYGATLEFITNKSSEGAQFVTGFGGIGALLRYKVNFEQLAEDSDDEYYDDDEGSDYDFI, encoded by the coding sequence ATGGAAACTGACgctgaaaagaatattgaaatcTGGAAAGTTAAGAAATTGATCACTTCCCTACAAAAGGCTAGAGGTAATGGTACATCCATGATCTCATTGGTTATTCCACCAAAGGGTCAGATTGCTATGACCCAAAAGATGTTGACTGATGAATATGGTACTGCTTctaatattaaatcaagaGTCAATCGTTTATCTGTCTTATCTGCCATTACTTCCACAcaacaaaaattgaaactgTACAACAAATTACCTCCAAATGGGTTAGTTTTATACTGTGGTGATATTATTACTGAAGATGgtaaggaaaagaaggtGACTTTTGATATTGAGCCTTATAAGCCAATTAACACATCTTTATACTTATGTGATAATAAGTTTCATACCGAAGTACTTTCTGAGTTATTAGAAGCTGATGATAAATTCGGGTTTATAGTCATGGATGGTCAAGGTTGTCTGTTTGGTTTACTTGCAGGTAACTCCAGAACAGTCTTACACAAATTTACAGTCGATCTACCAAAGAAGCACGGGAGAGGTGGTCAATCTGCCCTTCGTTTTGCTCGTTTGAGAGAGGAAAAAAGACATAATTATGTGAGAAAGGTAGCTGAAGTTGCTgttcaaaattttattacaaaTGATAAGGTAAATGTTAAGGGGTTGGTGTTGGCAGGTTCTGCTGATTTCAAGACAGATTTAGCTAAATCCGAATTATTTGATCCAAGATTAGCAGCTAAAGTTGTTCAAATTGTTGATATTTCTTATGGTGGTGAAAATGGTTTCAACCAAGCCATTGAACTTTCTGCCGAAGCCTTATCTAACGTTAAGTTTGttcaagaaaagaaattgctAGATAAATATTTCGATGAAATTTCTCAAGATACCGGTAAATTTTGTTATGGTATTGATGATACTTTGAAGGCTTTAGATCTTGGTGCTGCTGAAATCTTAATTGTCTACgaaaatttggatattGTAAGATTCATTTATAAGAACtcagaagatgaagaagttgtAAAATACGCCAGTCGTACTCAAAAGGATAAATCATACTGTCTGGATAAAGCAACTGGTAAGGAAATGGAAGTTGTTTCTGATCAACTACTTGTGGAATGGTTAGCTGAAAATTATAAATCATATGGTGCCACTTTGGAGTTCATTACAAACAAGTCATCTGAAGGTGCCCAATTCGTTACAGGGTTTGGTGGTATCGGTGCGTTATTGCGTTATAAGGTTAATTTCGAACAATTGGCTGAAGACTCCGATGACGAATActatgatgatgatgaaggCTCTGATTATGATttcatttaa
- the BMT2 gene encoding 25S rRNA (adenine2142-N1)-methyltransferase (ancestral locus Anc_3.123), with protein sequence MFASRRKQTISGKNIIKNIKRIKPAKARKVIRRFHFLIEKRRNICEYLEIEISDNDEVRNAKNINAFLSKVPLSKKEYNTGRNHKERQKDIEEKLLHIDNKATSEKWNTNELILCLGYVMKEIELEGGLENYQMASQIGQDTNRGGDSSGILIKWMKELGRSKDNEMNALEIGSLSVKNKISTSGIFNPVIRIDLNNLNNDKGIIRQDFMKRPLPGNNEGKFDLISCSLVLNFVPTPLERGQMCERFTKFLKTEGYLFVVLPLPCISNSRYMNAEIFKSLMSTLGYNQLKYHEANKVCYFLFQRQNDEGKANKKQFYKKLKVRDGPKMNNFSIILPQ encoded by the coding sequence ATGTTTGCATCACGGAGGAAACAAACCATTAGTGGTAAGAATATCATAAAGAACATAAAGAGGATTAAACCAGCGAAGGCTCGAAAAGTCATCAGAAGGTTTCATTTCTTGATCgagaaaagaagaaatatatgcgaatatttggaaatcGAAATAtctgataatgatgaagtgAGAAACGctaaaaatataaatgcCTTTTTAAGCAAAGTACCTTTATCgaagaaagaatataatacTGGGCGGAACCATAAAGAAAGACAAAAGgacattgaagaaaaactACTACATATAGATAACAAAGCTACCAGCGAAAAATGGAATACCAATGAGCTTATTCTCTGCCTTGGGTATGTGATGAAAGAGATTGAACTGGAAGGTGGATTGGAAAACTATCAAATGGCTAGCCAAATAGGGCAGGACACTAACCGTGGAGGAGACTCATCAggaatattaataaaatggATGAAGGAATTGGGGAGGAGTAAAGACAATGAAATGAATGCCCTGGAGATTGGATCATTAAGTGTTAAAAATAAGATATCAACAAGCGGTATTTTCAATCCGGTCATTAGAATTGATCTAAACAACTTGAATAATGACAAGGGAATTATACGACAAGATTTTATGAAAAGACCGCTTCCAGGGAACAATGAGGGaaaatttgatttaatttccTGTTCCCTTGTGTTGAATTTTGTACCAACACCATTAGAGAGAGGCCAAATGTGTGAAAGGTTtaccaaatttttgaaaacagAGGGCTATCTTTTCGTCGTACTCCCTCTTCCATGTATTAGCAACTCTAGATACATGAATgctgaaatttttaaatctCTGATGTCGACGCTTGGAtataatcaattgaaatacCACGAGGCCAACAAAGTGTgttatttccttttccagCGTCAAAATGACGAGGGCAAAGCCAACAAAAAACAATTCtataagaaattaaaggtACGTGACGGTCCCAAGATGAATAATTTCAGCATCATTCTACCGCAGTAG
- the NCAS0I02340 gene encoding uncharacterized protein (ancestral locus Anc_3.120), producing MSEPSIEKIMPVMYKYPLEITYKDHTVLRKTGAENLIPETLNSIICQAFLIQNAFMTKHVFWKKNKEDIQRPLKILEDFLDLKENHNSSFGSHIYIVDEIPDIGLSMEVEKDVMVVQKSRIQDIIQSLQQLDDTVLHARRGLMEARETTRYHKFTVKRTKDDDIEIVIPSTNKELTSFFSDITSEKQLTDFVKDVKEHSHCPKPKTSPDPSASHKKPGHKEEHKTSGKKYIH from the coding sequence ATGTCTGAGCCTTcaatagaaaaaataatgcCAGTGATGTATAAGTACCCACTGGAGATAACGTACAAGGATCATACGGTCTTAAGAAAAACAGGGGCTGAAAATCTGATTCCCGAAACTCTAAACTCAATCATTTGTCAGGcatttttaattcaaaatgcCTTCATGACCAAGCATGtcttttggaaaaaaaacaaaGAGGATATTCAAAGACCATTAAAGATCTTAGAAGATTTTTTAGACTTAAAAGAGAATCATAACTCAAGTTTTGGTAGTCACATTTACATTGTTGATGAGATTCCCGATATTGGACTATCTATGGAAGTAGAAAAGGACGTTATGGTAGTGCAGAAATCAAGAATTCAAGATATCATACAGTCTTTACAACAATTAGATGATACTGTGTTGCATGCCAGAAGAGGATTAATGGAAGCTAGGGAAACGACAAGATATCATAAGTTTACAGTAAAAAGAACcaaagatgatgatattgaaattgttatACCATCTACTAATAAGGAGTTaacttcatttttttcagatATTACTAGCGAAAAACAACTTACGGATTTTGTTAAGGATGTAAAAGAGCATTCGCACTGCCCCAAACCAAAAACGTCTCCTGATCCATCAGCCTCGCACAAGAAGCCAGGACACAAAGAAGAACATAAAACCTCTggaaagaaatatatacattaa
- the RPB5 gene encoding DNA-directed RNA polymerase core subunit RPB5 (ancestral locus Anc_3.114) yields the protein MDQENERNISRLWRTFRTVKEMVRDRGYFITQEEVDLSLEDFKTKYCDSMGRPQRKMMSFQANPTEESIAKFPSMGSLWAEFCDEPSVGVKTMKSFVIHIQEKNFQTGIFVFQTNVTPSAMKLVPSIPPATIETFHEASLVVNITHHELVPKHIRLSEEEKRELLKRYRLKESQLPRIQRADPVALYLGLKRGEVVKIIRKSETSGRYASYRICM from the coding sequence ATGGATCAAGAAAACGAAAGAAATATCTCGAGATTATGGAGAACCTTTAGAACAGTGAAGGAAATGGTCAGAGATAGAGGCTATTTTATTAcacaagaagaagttgattTATCGCTCGAAGACTTCAAGACGAAATATTGTGATTCCATGGGCAGACCACAACGTAAGATGATGTCATTCCAAGCTAATCCAACTGAAGAATCGATAGCAAAGTTCCCAAGTATGGGTTCTCTTTGGGCTGAGTTCTGTGACGAACCTTCTGTTGGTGTCAAGACAATGAAGAGTTTTGTTATAcatattcaagaaaagaatttcCAAACTGGTATTTTTGTCTTTCAAACCAATGTGACACCAAGTGCAATGAAGTTGGTTCCATCTATACCTCCTGCCACCATTGAAACTTTCCATGAAGCTTCCTTAGTTGTTAACATTACACATCATGAACTAGTTCCAAAGCATATTAGATTAAGTgaggaagaaaagagaGAGCTTTTGAAGAGATACAGATTGAAGGAATCTCAATTACCAAGAATCCAAAGAGCTGATCCTGTTGCATTATATTTAGGGTTGAAGAGAGGTGAAGTTGTTAAGATTATTAGAAAGAGTGAAACTTCTGGTCGTTATGCAAGTTACAGAATCTGTATGTGA
- the RIB7 gene encoding 2,5-diamino-6-(ribosylamino)-4(3H)-pyrimidinone 5'-phosphate reductase (ancestral locus Anc_3.113), giving the protein MSLVSLPQDLPSILKSYLPTTNSDKKFVTLTYAQSIDARISKGPGIRTIISHPETKTMTHYLRYHHDGILIGSGTVLADDPGLNCKWAPDGSQEEIQEHSPRPIILDTSGKWKFTGSKMHELFLQQQGKPPIIIVDKIPNDKEEYVEYMLATRDIETGSLNWFSLTKKLREDYNINSIMIEGGAKVIKQLLLKPDLVNSLVITIGSTFLGKSGVEVSPDESVELSDINWWKGTTDTVMCARLSKR; this is encoded by the coding sequence ATGTCTCTGGTGTCTTTACCGCAAGATTTACCTTCCATATTAAAGAGCTACCTTCCTACCACCAACTCCGACAAAAAATTTGTTACCTTAACATATGCACAGTCTATCGATGCACGGATCTCGAAAGGTCCTGGAATAAGAACGATTATTTCACATCCAGAAACCAAGACAATGACTCATTATTTAAGATATCACCATGATGGTATTTTAATAGGAAGTGGTACTGTTCTTGCTGATGATCCTGGGCTTAATTGTAAATGGGCACCTGATGGTagtcaagaagaaattcaagaGCACTCGCCAAGACCAATTATCTTAGATACCAGTGGTAAATGGAAATTTACAGGTTCTAAGATGCATGAATTATTTCTACAGCAACAAGGGAAACCACCAATCATTATTGTAGATAAAATACCCAAtgacaaagaagaatatgtAGAATATATGCTAGCTACGCGTGATATAGAAACTGGGTCATTGAATTGGTTTTCGTTAACAAAGAAATTACGTGAGGATTATAAcattaattcaataatgattGAAGGTGGTGCAAAAGTAATAAAGCAATTACTGCTGAAGCCTGATTTGGTCAATAGTCTTGTTATTACAATTGGATCAACATTTTTGGGTAAATCTGGTGTTGAGGTAAGTCCCGATGAGTCTGTTGAACTTAGTGACATTAATTGGTGGAAGGGAACTACGGATACAGTTATGTGTGCAAGACTTTCAAAACGATAA
- the MAK5 gene encoding ATP-dependent RNA helicase (ancestral locus Anc_3.122), translating to MGKELKKVSASQLNWKKVDIPDTLDDFEGFFGLEEIDGVDVKIVNGQAQFFAREEQTSQKTKNSDSVEDEEQEGDEEVELIEFKNMDDLEEGELSSPASSDVEDEDEEPEEETEKPSTDDDEKAGANKDVLETNFFNSNLDLEDVASVDLPDWTKLATFSTTIMQGLQSLGFTKPTEIQAKAIPFALKNEDIMGKASTGSGKTLAYGIPILENLIKTFGNDSNKPIALIFTPTRELAQQVTKHLQNISKLFLKNSQYSILSLTGGLSIQKQERLLKYDNSGKIVIATPGRFLELLEKNNELVERFAQIDTLVLDEADRLLQDGHFDEFEKILKYLGQKRKEMKLKNTYWQTMIYSATFSIDLFDKLANSSWKSNKKVKQYDSEMETVLHHLMNKIHFKSKPILIDMNPNQKISSQIKESLIECAPTERDLYCYYFITMFPGTTLIFCNAIESVKKLSVMLNILGVSCLQIHSSMTQKNRLRNLEKYEEQSVKNNALGKATVLIASDVAARGLDIPNIKHVIHYHLPRSADVYIHRSGRTARANNEGVSVMVCSPQESMGPLRKLRKILANKAEANPSKNKKWQKTVPLLPIETDIVSQLRERTRLASELADHEMASSSLRKDDNWMKQAADDLGIDIDSDDEDKDSILHRSKTKKINKTMGKDDVKYTRAKLNELLRQNLRTDMRKKYLTGGLYNLADDLVKKRGHNTIIGHDKVDALETIRNKKNKKQKK from the coding sequence ATGggtaaagaattaaaaaaagtTAGTGCTTCTCAgttgaattggaagaaagtGGATATTCCAGATACTTTAGATGATTTTGAGGGTTTTTTCGGTTTGGAAGAAATCGATGGTGTTGATGTTAAAATTGTGAATGGCCAAGCACAATTCTTTGCTAGAGAAGAGCAAACTAGTCAGAAGACAAAAAATTCAGATAGtgtggaagatgaagagcAAGAAGGTGATGAGGAGGTtgaattgattgaattcaaaaatatggATGATTTAGAAGAAGGTGAGTTAAGCTCTCCTGCTTCATCTGAcgtggaagatgaagacgaGGAGCCAGAGGAGGAGACAGAAAAACCTTCTACTGACGATGACGAAAAAGCTGGTGCGAATAAAGATGTACTGGAAactaatttctttaattcgAACTTAGATCTTGAGGATGTGGCGTCTGTTGATTTACCTGACTGGACTAAACTAGCAACGTTCTCCACTACTATTATGCAAGGGTTACAAAGTTTGGGATTTACCAAACCCACAGAAATCCAAGCTAAGGCAATTCCATTtgctttgaaaaatgaagatataATGGGGAAAGCATCCACAGGTTCAGGTAAGACTTTGGCTTACGGTATTCCAAtacttgaaaatttaataaaaacTTTCGGAAACGATTCAAACAAGCCAATTGCATTAATTTTCACACCAACAAGAGAATTGGCTCAACAAGTCACGAAacatttacaaaatattagtAAATTATTTCTAAAAAATTCTCAATATTCCATTCTCTCTTTAACTGGTGGTCTTTCCATTCAAAAGCAGGAAAGACTTTTGAAATACGATAATAGTGGGAAAATAGTAATTGCAACACCAGGAAGATTTTTAGAGTTACTAGAGAAAAACAACGAATTAGTCGAAAGATTTGCCCAAATTGATACCTTGGTCCTAGATGAGGCTGATAGATTATTACAAGATGGTCATTTCGATgagtttgaaaaaattcTGAAATATTTAGGTCAAAAACGTAAGGAAatgaagttgaaaaatACTTATTGGCAAACTATGATTTACTCTGCTACTTTTTCTATTGATTTGTTTGACAAATTAgcaaattcttcttggaagTCAAACAAAAAAGTTAAGCAATACGATAGTGAAATGGAAACCGTTCTCCACCACTTAATGAATAAGATACATTTCAAATCCAAACCTATTCTTATAGATATGAATCcaaatcaaaaaataagTTCCCAGATCAAAGAATCGTTGATTGAATGTGCTCCTACTGAACGTGATCTTTactgttattattttattacaaTGTTCCCAGGCACTACTTTGATCTTCTGTAATGCAATTGAATCagtgaaaaaattaagtgTCATGTTAAATATCTTAGGTGTTTCATGTCTCCAAATTCATTCTTCTATGACCCAAAAAAATCGTTTGagaaatcttgaaaaatatgaagaaCAATCGGTCAAAAATAATGCATTAGGTAAAGCCACCGTTTTAATCGCCAGTGATGTTGCCGCCAGAGGTTTggatattccaaatatcaAGCACGTTATACATTATCATTTACCACGTTCTGCTGATGTTTATATCCATAGATCAGGTAGAACAGCACGTGCTAATAATGAAGGTGTTTCAGTTATGGTTTGCTCTCCACAGGAGTCGATGGGTCCACTAAggaaattaagaaaaattttAGCTAATAAAGCTGAAGCTAATCCatcaaagaataaaaagTGGCAAAAGACAGTGCCATTACTGCCAATTGAGACAGATATTGTGTCACAATTGAGAGAAAGAACACGGTTAGCAAGTGAACTAGCAGACCACGAAATggcttcctcttctttaaGAAAAGATGATAATTGGATGAAACAAGCCGCTGATGATCTTGGAATTGATATTGACtctgatgatgaggataaAGACAGTATTTTGCACAGAAGCAAAActaagaaaataaataaaacGATGGGGAAGGACGATGTGAAATATACTAGGGCCAAACTAAATGAATTGTTGCGCCAAAATCTTCGTACAGATatgagaaaaaaatatctgaCTGGTGGTCTTTATAACTTGGCAGATGATCTTGTGAAAAAAAGAGGACACAACACAATTATAGGGCATGATAAAGTGGATGCACTGGAAACCATAAGgaataagaaaaataagaagcaaaaaaaatag